From Bacteroidota bacterium, the proteins below share one genomic window:
- a CDS encoding PstS family phosphate ABC transporter substrate-binding protein — translation MKKTLIILSILATAFQALGQKIVVKGSDTVLPLTQKEAERYMKKMSGNSVTVVGGGSGVGIAALMDGTTDIAMSSRRLKMDERLKLQEAGKPFKEVVVANDALSVIVHPANKVTKLTREQIEGIFTGKIKNWKEVGGADLTIVAYSRETSSGTYEFFKEHVLNRKNYASTVLNMPATGAIIQSVSQTKGAIGYVGLAYVTKEVKDVAVSYDGGKNYVLATKENAINKTYPVVRPLYYYYQTSKEKLVKPFVDFILSSEGQQIVDEVGYIRLK, via the coding sequence ATGAAAAAGACACTGATTATCCTGTCGATCCTGGCTACCGCCTTTCAGGCCCTGGGTCAGAAAATTGTCGTAAAAGGCAGCGACACTGTGCTTCCGCTTACACAAAAAGAAGCGGAACGGTACATGAAAAAGATGTCCGGAAATTCAGTCACGGTCGTCGGTGGCGGTTCGGGCGTAGGAATTGCCGCCCTCATGGATGGCACTACGGATATCGCCATGTCATCCCGACGACTGAAGATGGACGAGCGTCTCAAACTTCAGGAGGCCGGGAAGCCGTTTAAGGAAGTGGTAGTCGCCAATGACGCGCTTTCCGTTATCGTACATCCTGCCAATAAAGTAACAAAGCTTACCCGCGAACAGATCGAAGGGATCTTCACCGGTAAGATCAAGAACTGGAAAGAAGTCGGCGGAGCGGATCTCACGATCGTGGCTTACTCCCGCGAAACCAGTTCGGGCACGTATGAGTTCTTCAAAGAGCATGTGTTGAATCGGAAGAACTATGCTTCCACCGTTCTGAACATGCCGGCGACCGGCGCCATCATCCAGTCCGTCAGTCAGACCAAGGGTGCGATCGGGTATGTCGGCCTGGCTTACGTAACGAAAGAAGTGAAAGACGTTGCAGTTTCCTACGATGGGGGCAAGAACTATGTCCTGGCCACCAAGGAGAACGCCATCAACAAGACCTATCCGGTCGTTCGTCCGCTCTATTATTACTATCAGACTTCCAAAGAAAAGCTGGTGAAACCGTTTGTGGACTTCATCTTGTCCTCCGAAGGTCAGCAGATCGTAGACGAAGTCGGTTACATCCGGCTTAAATAA
- the pstC gene encoding phosphate ABC transporter permease subunit PstC, which translates to MNTRFKRFLESLVEGLLTISGTVTTFTVLLIVLFLFREGASLFSTSPVENNNLLVVHAGNPVSHLSATQCKDIFDQKITHWNEIGGKPDSIRIVTINELTNYFSEEELGAEFEFLPDRINQLVDSFPDILAVINAKYRNASFPGKVIEIDKNNLPDFLGGKEWFPTAEPVVQLGVLPLILGTLMVSIFAILFALPIGLATAIYLAEVADERVRKVLKPVIELLAGIPSVVYGFFGLIVIVPMIHDVFQLPVGETALAGSIVLAIMALPTIITVSEDAIRNTPRAMKEASLALGANRWQTIHRVVIPYSISGISAAAILGIGRAIGETMAVLMVTGNAAVMPHSLLQPVRTIPATIAAELGEAPQGGVHYKALFALGCILFLLTMLINLWVESISRKQKRHR; encoded by the coding sequence GTGAATACACGATTTAAACGATTCCTGGAAAGCCTCGTCGAAGGCCTCCTGACGATCAGCGGTACCGTAACCACGTTTACGGTGCTGCTGATCGTTCTTTTCCTGTTCCGGGAAGGCGCTTCACTCTTTTCCACCTCACCGGTCGAGAACAATAACCTCCTGGTCGTGCATGCGGGTAATCCCGTCAGCCACCTCAGCGCGACGCAGTGTAAAGACATTTTTGATCAGAAGATCACCCATTGGAATGAAATCGGTGGAAAGCCGGATTCGATCCGCATCGTGACGATCAATGAACTGACCAATTATTTTTCCGAAGAAGAACTGGGGGCCGAATTCGAGTTCCTGCCGGACCGGATCAATCAATTGGTCGACAGTTTTCCCGACATCCTGGCGGTAATCAATGCCAAGTACCGGAACGCCTCCTTCCCCGGAAAGGTAATTGAAATTGACAAGAACAATCTTCCCGATTTTCTTGGCGGTAAAGAGTGGTTTCCTACCGCCGAGCCGGTCGTACAGCTTGGAGTGCTCCCACTCATTCTGGGCACCCTGATGGTCTCCATATTCGCCATCCTCTTCGCGCTTCCAATCGGTCTGGCTACGGCCATCTATCTGGCAGAAGTCGCCGACGAGCGTGTACGCAAAGTCCTGAAACCGGTCATCGAACTGCTGGCAGGCATCCCGTCTGTCGTATATGGGTTCTTCGGCTTGATCGTCATCGTGCCCATGATTCACGATGTGTTCCAGTTACCCGTCGGCGAAACCGCGCTGGCGGGATCGATCGTACTCGCCATCATGGCGCTTCCCACCATCATTACGGTATCGGAAGACGCGATCCGCAATACGCCGCGTGCCATGAAGGAAGCTTCGCTTGCACTGGGCGCGAACCGCTGGCAGACCATTCACCGGGTCGTGATCCCCTATTCCATTTCCGGCATCTCTGCCGCGGCCATTCTGGGTATCGGGCGTGCCATCGGTGAGACCATGGCCGTGCTGATGGTTACCGGCAACGCAGCCGTCATGCCTCATTCCCTGCTCCAACCGGTACGAACCATACCGGCAACGATCGCAGCAGAACTCGGAGAAGCGCCGCAAGGCGGTGTCCACTATAAAGCGCTGTTTGCACTTGGTTGCATACTCTTTCTACTCACCATGCTGATCAACCTGTGGGTAGAATCCATTTCCCGAAAACAGAAACGCCATCGTTGA
- the pstA gene encoding phosphate ABC transporter permease PstA produces the protein MTKQLKEKLAFWTFRILSLFVVGVLFWILYFIFIRGWKTISWEFLTSMPEDGMTAGGIYPAIIGTLCLMVGSMLFSFPIGIMAGIYLNEYMKDSWFKRFVKMMTNNLAGVPSIVFGLFGMSLFVNTLEFGDSILAGSLTLSLLALPVVIRVTEEALLAVDQSFRQGSLALGATKLQTIRRVVLPIATPNIITGLILSVGRVSGETAPILFTVAAYFLPKLPSSIFDQVMALPYHLYVISTSGTDIQASRDMAYGTALVLVMIVLLLNLAANALRRYFGNKVKMN, from the coding sequence ATGACCAAACAACTTAAAGAAAAACTGGCCTTCTGGACGTTCAGGATCTTAAGCCTGTTCGTGGTCGGGGTGCTCTTCTGGATACTCTACTTCATCTTCATCAGAGGCTGGAAGACGATATCCTGGGAGTTCCTTACCAGCATGCCGGAAGATGGCATGACCGCCGGTGGGATTTATCCGGCCATCATCGGAACGCTTTGCCTCATGGTCGGCAGCATGCTCTTTTCGTTCCCCATCGGTATCATGGCCGGCATCTATCTGAATGAATACATGAAGGATTCCTGGTTCAAGCGATTTGTCAAGATGATGACCAACAACCTGGCCGGTGTACCTTCGATCGTCTTCGGACTCTTCGGCATGTCGCTTTTCGTGAATACACTGGAGTTCGGCGATTCCATCCTGGCCGGCTCCCTTACCCTCAGCCTGCTGGCATTGCCTGTCGTGATCCGGGTAACGGAGGAAGCCTTGCTGGCGGTCGATCAATCGTTCCGGCAGGGAAGCCTGGCACTTGGCGCGACCAAACTGCAAACCATCCGCCGGGTGGTACTTCCGATCGCAACACCGAATATCATTACCGGTCTTATCCTTTCCGTCGGCAGGGTTTCGGGCGAAACGGCTCCGATCCTTTTTACCGTAGCAGCCTACTTCCTGCCTAAATTGCCTTCCAGCATCTTTGACCAGGTCATGGCGCTTCCCTATCACTTGTACGTTATTTCCACCAGCGGAACCGATATCCAGGCATCGCGCGACATGGCTTACGGCACGGCTCTCGTGCTGGTCATGATCGTTCTCCTGCTGAACCT